A part of Vulpes lagopus strain Blue_001 chromosome 4, ASM1834538v1, whole genome shotgun sequence genomic DNA contains:
- the LOC121488712 gene encoding translation initiation factor IF-2-like has translation MEKRKEQDKLQRSCPWSAQQDPSRWLRRAWTPPAGGSRGSRWAARLPTALWQVARGGRAGQGRGGHGGGVGAGWGAGGDTARARVPSARAAPAQLGRAGWRGGGRGGGRGGGGGGGEGRPDVRELRAGRQGGEPRGAGGKAALGPELPRPPPAASPRTRSRGCSCGKRQPETAVPGEAWEEAPAGGRCALTRLQRQRGTPGVPERPGGAPRAQRALRGDGMPGSPEDPQPPPVSRFGNSGVTGRVQHPRLRSRWYHHQGESCSASCIGPRRCTAPGAQECDEYGGQQGEMSQGGILRPSSDSGGKETILTPTGCMAVTIHAAESTRARWKHTFYCPWQGMEFVTPHREAILELLRQAVDLLIGPPVSRVSPCRWPLT, from the exons ATGGAAAAGCGCAAGGAGCAGGACAAACTCCAGAGAAGCTGCCCTTGGA GTGCGCAGCAGGATCCCTCCCGCTGGCTCCGCCGCGCGTGGACGCCGCCCGCAGGGGGCAGCAGAGGCTCACGCTGGGCCGCCCGCTTGCCCACGGCGCTCTGGCAAGTGGcccgcgggggccgggccgggcaggggcggggaggccACGGTGGCGGCgtgggagcggggtggggggcggggggcgacaCCGCCCGCGCCCGAGTCCCCTCCGCGCGGGCGGCGCCGGCACAGCTCGGAAGGGCGGGCtggcgcgggggcgggcgcgggggcgggcgcggcggcggcggcggcggcggggaggggcggcctGACGTGCGGGAGCTGCGCGCAGGCCGCCAGGGCGGGGagccgcggggcgcgggcgggaaGGCGGCGCTGGGCCCTGAGCTCCCGAGGCCCCCGCCGGCGGCCTCGCCACGCACCCGGAGCCGGGGCTGCAGCTGTGGCAAGCGGCAGCCAGAGACGGCGGTGCCCGGCGAGGCCTGGGAGGAGGCGCCCGCGGGCGGCAG GTGTGCCTTGACTCGCCTCCAGCGCCAGCGGGGGACGCCTGGGGTCCCAGAGCGCCCGGGCGGGGCTCCACGGGCACAGCGGGCCTTGCGGGGAGACGGGATGCCCGGATCGCCCGAGGACCCACAGCCCCCGCCAGTGAGCCGCTTCGGAAACTCAG GTGTGACTGGACGCGTGCAGCACCCCAGGCTGAGAAGTCGGTGGTATCACCATCAGGGGGAGTCGTGTTCTGCTTCGTGCATCGGCCCACGCAGGTGCACGGCACCAGGAGCACAG GAATGTGACGAGTAcggagggcagcagggagagaTGAGCCAAGGAGGCATCTTGAGACCTAGTTCAGATtcaggagggaaggagacaaTCCTGACGCCAACGGGATGCATGGCTGTGACCATTCATGCAGCGGAGTCAACAAGAGCGAG ATGGAAACACACCTTCTACTGTCCGTGGCAGGGAATGGAATTCGTGACTCCACACAGAGAAGCAATCTTGGAGCTGCTTAGACAGGCTGTTGACCTCCTCATTGGCCCTCCCGTTTCCAGAGTGAGCCCGTGCAGATGGCCACTGACATGA